From the Lathyrus oleraceus cultivar Zhongwan6 chromosome 4, CAAS_Psat_ZW6_1.0, whole genome shotgun sequence genome, one window contains:
- the LOC127138655 gene encoding protein ANTAGONIST OF LIKE HETEROCHROMATIN PROTEIN 1: MEITFPTLEDFSFLFPEMEPNLNSKKRSYPEGSETQWNINSNIFNDDTNSNTLNNILTSLIQFDKQIPKQEQPQLQQTPTKSNSNELLQLDFDPQVTKKARGSDATAIATTSSIVGPQRRLWVKNRSQDWWQSCISPEFPEQEFRRCFRMSKSTFHFICSELDSAVTKKNTMLRDAIPVQQRVAVCIWRLATGDPLRLVSKRFGLGISTCHKLVLEVCAAIKKVLMPKFISWPDEKNLKLIKQEYESLSGIPNVGGSMYTTHIPIIAPKSNVNSYFNKRHTQRNQKTSYSVTVQGVVDTKGIFTDVCIGWPGSYPDDQVLEKSVLYQRVMRGNLKDVWVVGNSGFPLMDGILVPYTHQNLTWTQHAFNEKVGDIQKVCKDAFAKVKGRWSCLQKRTEVKIEDLPGVLGACCVLHNICEMRNEKMDPEWSFDLFDDEMVAENGVRSAAAVLARDNIAHDLLHRGRAGTTFL; the protein is encoded by the coding sequence ATGGAAATCACATTTCCTACTCTAGAAGATTTCTCATTCTTGTTCCCAGAAATGGAACCCAATCTAAACTCAAAGAAACGAAGTTACCCAGAAGGCTCAGAAACTCAATGGAACATCAACAGTAACATTTTCAATGATGATACTAATAGTAATACATTAAACAATATCCTCACTTCTCTCATTCAATTCGACAAGCAAATTCCAAAACAAGAACAACCACAACTGCAACAAACACCAACGAAATCTAATTCAAACGAGCTGTTACAGTTAGATTTCGACCCGCAAGTTACAAAGAAAGCGCGTGGCTCAGACGCGACTGCGATTGCAACTACTTCTTCCATAGTGGGCCCACAAAGACGGTTATGGGTTAAAAACCGTTCACAAGACTGGTGGCAAAGCTGCATCAGCCCTGAATTTCCGGAACAAGAGTTCCGGAGATGTTTTCGGATGAGCAAATCAACTTTCCACTTTATTTGTAGTGAACTCGATTCGGCTGTTACCAAGAAAAACACGATGCTCCGGGACGCGATTCCGGTGCAGCAGCGCGTGGCGGTTTGTATTTGGAGGCTCGCGACAGGTGATCCGCTTAGGCTAGTTTCGAAGCGGTTCGGGTTGGGTATATCCACTTGTCATAAACTTGTTCTTGAGGTTTGTGCTGCGATTAAAAAAGTTCTTATGCCGAAGTTTATTAGTTGGCCTGATGAGAAAAACCTCAAGTTAATTAAACAAGAGTATGAGTCTCTTTCTGGAATACCGAATGTTGGTGGTTCAATGTATACTACTCATATTCCAATAATTGCACCTAAGTCCAATGTGAATTCTTATTTCAATAAGAGACACACTCAGAGGAACCAGAAAACTTCGTACTCTGTTACTGTTCAGGGTGTGGTTGATACGAAGGGGATTTTCACTGATGTTTGTATTGGTTGGCCCGGTTCTTATCCTGATGATCAAGTTTTGGAGAAATCTGTTTTGTATCAGAGAGTTATGAGAGGGAATTTGAAAGATGTTTGGGTTGTTGGAAACTCTGGGTTTCCTCTGATGGATGGAATTTTGGTTCCTTATACACATCAAAATCTGACATGGACGCAGCATGCTTTTAATGAGAAAGTTGGGGATATTCAGAAGGTTTGTAAAGATGCGTTTGCGAAAGTGAAAGGTAGGTGGTCATGTTTGCAGAAGAGAACAGAGGTGAAGATTGAGGATTTGCCTGGTGTTCTTGGTGCTTGTTGTGTTTTGCATAATATTTGCGAAATGAGGAATGAGAAGATGGACCCTGAGTGGAGTTTTGATCTGTTCGACGATGAGATGGTGGCGGAGAATGGTGTTCGATCTGCTGCTGCTGTTCTGGCTAGAGACAATATTGCTCATGATTTGTTACATCGTGGCCGCGCCGGCACTACTTTTTTGTAG